DNA sequence from the Terriglobales bacterium genome:
CAGAAGCGGTCGACCACGTCGTCGCTGACGAAATCGGCGTTGTCGCTGCCCACCTCGCAATGGTGCTGGTAATCGTACTTGCCGCGGTCCCGCACGTAGGAAGTCAGCGCCGGCGGTAGCAGCTTCTGGTCATACTTTGCCAGCAGGTCCATCACGTGGTTGGAGACCAGCGCCGGAAACCAGCGCACGTGCTCGCGCGCCGTCTTCAGATCGTTCGACACCCACACCGGGGCGGCCGACATGATTTCGATCGATTTCGCGTCGCGCCCCGCTTCCTTTGCGCCTTCGCGCACAAAACCCACGCACCACTCGATCAGGTCGGGCTCGGCGAATTGCAGGATGACGCCGTCGGCGATGCGGCCGGCCATATTCAGCACCTTCGGGCCGTATCCGGCCACCCACACCGGCGGTGCGCCCGGGGACCATGTCATCTTCGTTGGCTGGCCGTCGTAGTCGATTTCCTTGCCGGAGGTCAACGCGCGAAACTGCTCAATCGCCTGCGCCAGTTCTTTTGGTGTGACCGGCTTTTTCCCCAGCACGCGTCGCGAACTGTCGCCGCGCCCGATGCCAAGCTGCATGCGGCGTCCGGAGATCAGA
Encoded proteins:
- a CDS encoding TIGR03842 family LLM class F420-dependent oxidoreductase encodes the protein LISGRRMQLGIGRGDSSRRVLGKKPVTPKELAQAIEQFRALTSGKEIDYDGQPTKMTWSPGAPPVWVAGYGPKVLNMAGRIADGVILQFAEPDLIEWCVGFVREGAKEAGRDAKSIEIMSAAPVWVSNDLKTAREHVRWFPALVSNHVMDLLAKYDQKLLPPALTSYVRDRGKYDYQHHCEVGSDNADFVSDDVVDRFCIVGPVEAHREKLRKLASVGVTQFNIYLMCGEEEKTLEVYEREVLPHFSGAKSAAS